In Blautia sp. SC05B48, a single genomic region encodes these proteins:
- the pyrB gene encoding aspartate carbamoyltransferase, which produces MRHLMSPLDLSVEELDKLLNLADDIGKNPKKYAHTCDDKRLATLFYEPSTRTRLSFEAAMMNLGGKVLGFSSADSSSASKGESVADTIRVVSCYADICAMRHPKEGAPLVASMSSNIPVINAGDGGHQHPTQTLTDLLTIRSLKGRLDNITIGLCGDLKFGRTVHSLIEALVRYENVKFVLISPEELRIPSYIREDVLKRNNVEFVEEERLEDALPDLDILYMTRVQKERFFNEEDYVRMKDFYVLDKQKMELAPKDMYILHPLPRVNEISVEVDSDPRAAYFKQAQYGVYVRMALILTLLEVELPC; this is translated from the coding sequence ATGAGACATTTAATGAGTCCTTTGGATCTCTCGGTCGAAGAGCTTGATAAGCTTCTGAATCTTGCCGACGACATCGGGAAAAATCCAAAAAAGTATGCGCATACCTGTGATGATAAAAGGCTTGCGACATTGTTTTACGAACCAAGTACACGTACACGTTTAAGCTTCGAAGCAGCCATGATGAATCTTGGAGGAAAGGTTCTCGGTTTTTCTTCTGCTGATTCCAGCTCTGCATCCAAAGGCGAGAGCGTTGCCGATACGATTCGCGTTGTTTCCTGTTATGCAGATATCTGTGCTATGCGCCATCCGAAAGAGGGTGCTCCGCTTGTAGCTTCTATGTCATCCAATATTCCGGTGATCAATGCCGGTGATGGCGGCCACCAGCATCCTACCCAAACATTAACCGATCTTTTAACTATCCGTTCCCTGAAGGGCAGACTTGACAATATTACCATCGGCCTCTGCGGTGACCTGAAATTTGGTCGTACCGTTCACTCTCTGATCGAGGCTCTGGTCCGTTATGAAAATGTGAAATTTGTTCTGATCTCTCCGGAGGAGCTTCGTATTCCAAGCTATATCCGTGAGGATGTTCTGAAACGCAACAATGTCGAGTTTGTCGAAGAGGAACGTCTGGAGGATGCACTTCCGGATCTGGATATCCTGTACATGACTCGTGTTCAGAAGGAACGTTTCTTCAACGAAGAGGATTATGTCCGCATGAAGGATTTCTATGTTCTGGACAAACAGAAAATGGAGCTTGCACCGAAGGATATGTATATCCTTCACCCACTCCCACGTGTTAACGAGATTTCTGTTGAAGTGGACTCTGATCCGCGTGCCGCTTATTTCAAACAGGCCCAGTATGGTGTGTATGTCCGTATGGCCCTGATTCTTACATTACTGGAGGTGGAACTGCCATGTTAA
- a CDS encoding aspartate carbamoyltransferase regulatory subunit, with protein MLNVGALREGYVLDHIKAGKAMTIYHDLKLDKLDCTVAIIKNARSKKMGKKDIIKVECPIEDLDLDILGFIDHNITVNIIKDEKIVAKKELKLPKQVVNVIKCKNPRCITSIEQGLDQIFVLADEENEVYRCKYCEEKYRGKRNK; from the coding sequence ATGTTAAACGTAGGTGCTCTTCGTGAGGGTTATGTTCTGGATCATATCAAAGCCGGCAAAGCAATGACGATCTATCACGACCTGAAGCTGGATAAGCTGGATTGTACGGTTGCTATTATCAAAAATGCCCGCAGCAAGAAAATGGGAAAAAAGGATATCATCAAGGTTGAATGCCCCATCGAGGACCTGGATCTGGATATCCTTGGTTTTATCGATCATAATATTACCGTAAATATCATCAAGGACGAAAAGATCGTTGCAAAGAAAGAGCTGAAGCTGCCGAAGCAGGTTGTGAACGTGATCAAATGCAAGAATCCTCGCTGCATTACTTCCATCGAGCAGGGACTGGATCAGATTTTTGTTCTTGCAGATGAAGAGAATGAGGTTTACCGGTGTAAGTATTGTGAGGAGAAATATCGAGGTAAACGGAATAAATAG
- a CDS encoding sodium-dependent transporter, with product MEKHKHERSTFSGKIGFVLSAAGASVGLGNIWRFPYLAAKYGGGIFLLIYIILALTFGYSMIVAETALGRMTKKSPVGAFGAFGKSKWLSLGGWINAIIPVLIVPYYSVIGGWVIKYLVEYVKGGSQTLAEDGYFSAFIADGFSTETCFLFFALLTLVIIYAGVQNGVERVSKLMMPILVFLSIVIVVYSVTRPGALEGVKYFLIPNIKNFSWMTVVAAMGQMFYSLSIAMGILVTFGSYMKKDVSIEGSTQNVEIFDTAIAMMAGLMIIPAVFAFSGGEPDTLQAGPALMFITIPKVFASMGFGTLVGILFFVLVLCAALTSSIALTESAVSTFQDELKWGRKKATVFIGVIMVVLGSLSSLGYGPLACVKIIGMQFLDFFDFLTNSVMMPIAAIATCILISRVVGIKKIEDEVLQEGGTFRRKRIFNFMIRYLCPIFAAIILFSSVANAFGWISM from the coding sequence ATGGAGAAACACAAACATGAGAGAAGTACATTTTCCGGGAAGATCGGATTTGTGCTGTCTGCAGCCGGTGCTTCAGTAGGGCTTGGGAATATATGGAGATTCCCTTATCTGGCGGCAAAGTACGGCGGTGGAATTTTTTTACTGATCTATATCATTCTGGCATTGACTTTCGGATATTCTATGATCGTGGCAGAGACAGCTCTGGGACGCATGACAAAGAAAAGTCCGGTAGGTGCGTTTGGAGCTTTTGGTAAATCAAAGTGGCTGTCTTTGGGCGGTTGGATCAATGCGATCATACCGGTTCTGATCGTGCCGTATTATTCCGTGATCGGTGGCTGGGTAATTAAATACCTGGTGGAGTATGTAAAGGGAGGCAGTCAGACTCTTGCCGAAGACGGATATTTTTCTGCTTTTATAGCGGATGGATTTTCTACAGAAACCTGTTTCCTGTTCTTTGCACTGCTTACGCTGGTGATCATTTATGCAGGTGTGCAGAATGGCGTGGAACGAGTTTCCAAATTAATGATGCCGATACTGGTATTTTTGTCTATAGTCATTGTCGTTTATTCGGTAACAAGACCAGGAGCACTGGAAGGCGTGAAATATTTTCTGATACCAAATATCAAAAACTTCTCTTGGATGACAGTGGTTGCGGCAATGGGACAGATGTTTTATTCCCTGTCGATCGCAATGGGTATTCTGGTAACTTTTGGTTCTTATATGAAAAAGGATGTGTCTATTGAAGGTTCTACACAAAATGTAGAAATTTTTGACACAGCGATCGCAATGATGGCAGGTCTGATGATCATTCCGGCAGTGTTTGCATTCTCCGGTGGAGAACCGGATACGTTACAGGCAGGACCGGCACTGATGTTTATTACGATTCCGAAGGTATTCGCAAGCATGGGATTTGGAACTCTGGTTGGAATCCTGTTTTTTGTACTGGTTCTCTGTGCAGCCTTGACCAGTTCTATTGCACTGACTGAGAGTGCAGTATCTACTTTTCAGGATGAACTGAAATGGGGACGCAAGAAGGCAACAGTATTTATCGGAGTTATCATGGTTGTTCTCGGAAGTCTTTCTTCTCTTGGCTATGGTCCTCTGGCGTGTGTTAAGATCATTGGAATGCAGTTCCTTGATTTCTTTGATTTCCTGACGAACTCTGTCATGATGCCGATTGCAGCGATTGCTACCTGTATTCTGATATCCAGAGTAGTCGGTATAAAGAAGATTGAAGATGAAGTACTGCAGGAAGGTGGCACTTTCCGCAGAAAACGAATCTTTAATTTTATGATCCGGTATCTTTGCCCAATCTTTGCGGCAATTATTCTTTTCAGCTCTGTGGCAAATGCATTTGGATGGATTTCCATGTAG
- the selD gene encoding selenide, water dikinase SelD — MKEKVQLTKLAPNCGCAAKVGPGTLAGVLGGLPKFCDPDLLIGTDTSDDAAVYKVSEDLALIQTLDFFTPVADDPYDFGQIAAANALSDVYAMGGTPKTALNIVAFPKDMDVEILGEILRGGADKVMEAGAVLAGGHTIQDDTPKYGLSVTGFVDPRKFWKNFGAQTGDKLILTKALGAGIVNTAIKADLVTEGARKAVLDSMKKLNRDACEVFKEFEVHACTDVTGFGLGGHATEMAVASDRTIVIDTEKLPVLPDVEEFASMGLIPGGAYRNREFAEKTGVKSVAELWREDLVFDPQTSGGLLAAVPERDVPEIMKRLDESGLQAGVIGEVVDRQEWTLVLR; from the coding sequence ATGAAAGAAAAAGTACAACTGACAAAACTGGCTCCAAATTGTGGCTGTGCAGCTAAGGTAGGACCGGGGACTCTGGCGGGAGTTCTTGGCGGGCTGCCAAAGTTCTGTGATCCGGATCTTCTGATTGGAACGGACACTTCAGACGATGCGGCCGTTTATAAGGTTTCCGAAGATCTGGCACTGATCCAGACACTGGATTTTTTTACTCCGGTGGCAGATGATCCTTATGATTTCGGGCAGATCGCGGCGGCCAATGCATTGAGTGATGTGTATGCTATGGGTGGAACTCCGAAGACAGCTTTGAATATTGTGGCGTTTCCGAAGGATATGGATGTGGAGATCCTCGGGGAGATCCTGCGTGGTGGTGCGGATAAGGTGATGGAGGCTGGTGCGGTTCTTGCCGGTGGCCATACGATCCAGGATGACACACCAAAGTATGGGCTCAGTGTGACGGGTTTTGTAGATCCGAGGAAGTTCTGGAAGAATTTTGGAGCGCAGACCGGGGATAAGCTGATCCTGACGAAGGCGCTGGGTGCGGGGATCGTGAATACGGCGATCAAGGCGGATCTGGTGACGGAAGGTGCACGTAAGGCGGTTTTGGATTCCATGAAGAAACTGAACCGAGATGCCTGTGAGGTTTTTAAAGAGTTTGAGGTTCATGCCTGTACAGATGTGACGGGGTTTGGTCTTGGGGGACATGCTACGGAGATGGCTGTGGCCAGTGACCGGACGATTGTGATCGATACGGAGAAGTTGCCGGTGCTTCCGGATGTGGAGGAGTTTGCTTCTATGGGATTGATTCCGGGTGGGGCTTACAGGAACCGGGAGTTTGCTGAGAAAACCGGAGTGAAAAGTGTGGCAGAGCTCTGGAGGGAGGATCTGGTGTTTGATCCGCAGACTTCCGGGGGATTGCTGGCGGCGGTTCCGGAGAGGGATGTGCCGGAGATTATGAAGCGGTTGGATGAGTCTGGTTTGCAGGCCGGGGTGATCGGTGAGGTTGTGGATCGACAGGAGTGGACGTTGGTGCTCCGGTAG
- a CDS encoding nucleoside kinase, whose protein sequence is MEQTMIKVTINGETREYPKMTPYSEIIRDYEGKTEYPVILVTENGKLRELHKKLRHDCTLGFITAKDSAGRKTYRRSAIFILLKAIFDVAGKENVDHVVIHYSIGNALYFTMKGSATLDQELLDRVKVRMRELVDRKLPICKRSVSTDDAVSMFHRHHMYDKEKLFRYRRVSRVNIYSLENFEDYFYGFMAPDTSYVKYFDLQLYDEGFVLILPRQKNPDVLEPFEPQDKIFRVQKESEEWGDKLDVATVGDLNDRITREGVQSLMLIQEALHEAKISSIAEEIRRRGNVKFVMIAGPSSSGKTSFSHRLSIQLSAHGLKPHPIAVDNYFVDREHTPLDEFGEKNYECLEAIDTKQFNEDMLNLLSGKTVDLPTFNFKTGCREYRGDQLQLGKDDILVIEGIHGLNDKLSYALPKESKFKIYISALTQLNIDEHNRIPTTDGRLIRRIVRDARTRGTSAKDTIARWPSVRRGEEQNIFPFQEEADVMFNSALVYELACLKVYAEPLLFGIDKSEPEYQEAKRLLKFLDYFVPVPSEGVPFNSLLREFIGGSCFNV, encoded by the coding sequence ATGGAACAGACAATGATTAAAGTGACCATAAACGGAGAAACAAGGGAATATCCCAAAATGACACCGTATTCTGAGATCATAAGGGATTATGAGGGCAAAACAGAGTATCCGGTGATCCTTGTGACTGAGAACGGAAAGCTCCGTGAGCTTCACAAGAAGCTGAGGCATGACTGTACACTGGGATTTATAACCGCAAAGGACAGTGCCGGTCGAAAAACCTATCGGAGAAGTGCGATCTTTATTCTTTTGAAGGCAATTTTTGATGTAGCCGGAAAAGAGAATGTGGATCATGTTGTGATCCATTATTCTATTGGAAATGCTCTTTATTTTACCATGAAAGGCAGTGCTACCCTGGATCAGGAGCTTCTTGACCGGGTGAAGGTGCGGATGCGGGAATTGGTAGACCGGAAGCTTCCAATCTGCAAACGCAGTGTCAGCACGGATGATGCCGTTTCCATGTTCCACAGGCATCATATGTATGATAAAGAAAAGCTGTTCCGTTATCGGCGGGTTTCCAGAGTGAATATTTACAGCCTGGAAAATTTCGAGGATTATTTTTACGGATTTATGGCACCGGATACCAGCTATGTGAAGTATTTTGATCTGCAGCTTTATGATGAAGGTTTTGTGCTGATCCTTCCGAGGCAGAAGAACCCGGATGTGCTGGAGCCTTTTGAACCCCAGGATAAGATCTTTCGTGTGCAGAAGGAATCGGAAGAGTGGGGCGATAAGCTGGATGTTGCCACTGTGGGAGATCTCAATGACCGGATCACAAGAGAAGGTGTGCAGAGCCTGATGCTGATCCAGGAGGCACTTCATGAGGCCAAGATTTCTTCAATCGCCGAGGAAATCCGGAGAAGGGGCAATGTAAAGTTCGTAATGATCGCAGGCCCGTCTTCTTCCGGAAAGACCAGTTTTTCTCACAGATTATCGATTCAGCTTTCTGCTCATGGCCTGAAGCCGCATCCTATTGCTGTGGATAACTATTTTGTGGATCGTGAACATACGCCGTTGGATGAATTCGGAGAAAAGAATTATGAGTGTCTGGAAGCTATTGACACGAAGCAGTTTAATGAAGACATGCTGAATCTCCTTTCGGGAAAAACTGTGGATCTTCCTACATTTAATTTCAAGACCGGATGCAGGGAATACCGAGGAGACCAGCTTCAGCTTGGAAAAGATGATATCCTGGTCATCGAAGGCATTCACGGGCTTAATGACAAACTGAGTTATGCCCTTCCAAAAGAGAGTAAGTTTAAGATTTATATCAGTGCGCTGACACAGCTAAACATTGATGAGCATAACCGGATTCCCACAACAGATGGAAGGCTGATCCGCCGAATTGTCCGTGATGCACGTACACGTGGAACTTCCGCAAAGGATACCATTGCAAGGTGGCCTTCTGTACGGAGAGGCGAGGAGCAGAATATTTTTCCGTTCCAGGAGGAAGCAGATGTGATGTTTAATTCTGCTCTTGTGTATGAGCTTGCCTGCCTGAAGGTTTATGCGGAACCGCTGCTTTTTGGAATTGATAAGAGTGAACCTGAGTATCAGGAGGCGAAGCGGCTTTTGAAGTTCCTGGATTATTTTGTGCCGGTGCCCAGTGAAGGTGTTCCGTTTAATTCGCTTCTGAGAGAGTTTATTGGCGGTAGTTGTTTTAATGTATAA
- a CDS encoding Nif3-like dinuclear metal center hexameric protein, translating into MKAYELIEWLNEHHPQKFAEDWDNVGLLVGDDQKEISHVFLALDLTEPVLDEAVASGADMILTHHPMIFSGIKKINNHTFTGRKILRLIKEDIPYFAMHTNYDVIGMADLSADHLKLQDTRVLTVTDGSGEQPEGFGRVGKLSHVMTLGEFGKYVKECNHIPDVRVYGDLDRKIETVAICTGSGKSMIGDVMAAGADVYVTGDIDYHTAIDTMADGLAIVDAGHYGTEYIFAEAMERELNEAFPALKTTCASVKNPYTVL; encoded by the coding sequence ATGAAAGCATATGAACTGATCGAATGGCTGAATGAGCACCACCCGCAGAAATTTGCGGAGGACTGGGATAATGTGGGACTGCTGGTGGGAGATGACCAGAAAGAGATTTCCCATGTATTTCTTGCACTGGATCTTACAGAACCGGTGCTGGATGAGGCGGTTGCGTCCGGTGCGGACATGATCCTTACCCATCACCCAATGATCTTTTCCGGGATCAAAAAAATCAATAATCATACCTTTACCGGAAGAAAGATCCTCCGTCTGATAAAGGAGGATATCCCGTATTTTGCCATGCATACCAATTATGATGTGATCGGAATGGCAGATCTAAGCGCAGATCATCTGAAGCTTCAGGATACAAGGGTGCTTACAGTTACCGATGGATCCGGTGAGCAGCCGGAGGGATTCGGAAGAGTGGGAAAGCTTTCCCATGTTATGACTCTTGGTGAGTTTGGAAAATATGTAAAAGAATGCAATCATATTCCGGATGTGCGGGTTTACGGTGATCTGGACCGGAAGATCGAGACTGTGGCGATCTGTACAGGAAGCGGAAAGAGTATGATCGGTGATGTAATGGCCGCCGGTGCGGATGTATATGTGACAGGAGATATTGATTATCATACTGCCATCGATACTATGGCAGATGGTCTGGCGATCGTAGATGCCGGACATTACGGTACGGAGTATATTTTTGCGGAAGCTATGGAGAGGGAGCTGAATGAGGCATTCCCTGCGCTTAAGACAACCTGCGCCAGTGTGAAAAATCCATATACTGTTTTATGA
- a CDS encoding tRNA (adenine(22)-N(1))-methyltransferase, producing MTDKNISVQLSMRLRAIAGMVTKGNRLADVGCDHGYLSIWLVSEKTVPSAIAMDVRPGPLSRARENITRYGLEDYIEIRLSDGLAKLEPGEGDTLVIAGMGGPLMERILKDGAKVREGFQELILQPQSDLPHFRHFLSEIGWEIVREEMIKEDGKFYPMMKAVRNNSGKKTVYTEEEAWFGPLLLEKRHPVLKEYLLREEMIRKKILAGLSGAESVSAKTRLAEVKEEMELIHTALKRYESI from the coding sequence TTGACTGATAAAAATATATCTGTACAGCTTTCCATGCGTCTTCGTGCTATTGCCGGTATGGTAACAAAAGGAAACCGGCTGGCAGACGTAGGATGTGACCATGGCTATCTGTCGATCTGGCTTGTCAGTGAAAAAACAGTTCCGTCAGCCATTGCCATGGATGTACGTCCGGGACCGCTTTCAAGAGCCAGGGAGAATATTACCCGTTATGGCCTTGAAGATTACATAGAGATCCGTTTGAGCGACGGGCTTGCGAAGCTTGAGCCGGGAGAAGGTGATACCCTGGTGATTGCGGGAATGGGTGGTCCTCTGATGGAAAGGATATTGAAGGATGGAGCGAAGGTCCGGGAGGGGTTTCAGGAACTGATCCTGCAGCCTCAGTCGGACCTTCCTCATTTCCGGCATTTTCTTTCTGAGATCGGCTGGGAGATCGTAAGGGAAGAAATGATAAAAGAAGACGGAAAATTTTATCCTATGATGAAAGCGGTACGCAACAATTCGGGAAAAAAGACTGTTTACACAGAGGAAGAGGCCTGGTTTGGACCGCTCCTTCTGGAAAAACGTCACCCGGTCCTTAAAGAGTATCTTCTCCGAGAGGAAATGATCCGTAAGAAAATACTTGCCGGTCTTTCCGGGGCAGAATCTGTTTCCGCAAAAACTCGTCTGGCAGAAGTAAAGGAGGAAATGGAGCTGATCCATACAGCTCTGAAACGATATGAAAGCATATGA
- the rpoD gene encoding RNA polymerase sigma factor RpoD yields MEMNMAKFSEKLVELLELAKKKKNVLEYQEISDFFKDSPLEVDQMEKVFDFLEASGVDVLRITENSGDELLLDNDMDMDGMEDEEEVELDKIDLSVPEGVSIEDPVRMYLKEIGKVSLLSADEEIELAKRMEKGDEAAKKRLAEANLRLVVSIAKRYVGRGMLFLDLIQEGNLGLIKAVEKFDYRKGYKFSTYATWWIRQAITRAIADQARTIRIPVHMVETINKLIRVSRQLLQELGREPTPEEIAEEMDMPVDRVREILKISQEPVSLETPIGEEEDSHLGDFIQDDNVPVPADAAAFTLLKEQLVEVLSTLTDREQKVLRLRFGLDDGRARTLEEVGKEFNVTRERIRQIEAKALRKLRHPSRSRKLKDYLD; encoded by the coding sequence ATGGAAATGAATATGGCAAAATTCAGCGAGAAACTTGTAGAGCTTCTTGAACTTGCGAAAAAGAAAAAGAATGTGCTGGAATATCAGGAGATCAGCGACTTTTTCAAGGACTCTCCACTGGAAGTGGATCAGATGGAGAAGGTTTTTGACTTCCTGGAGGCCAGCGGTGTGGACGTTCTCCGTATCACAGAAAACAGCGGTGACGAACTCCTCCTTGATAACGATATGGATATGGATGGGATGGAAGATGAAGAAGAGGTAGAGCTTGATAAGATCGACCTCTCTGTACCGGAAGGTGTCAGCATTGAGGATCCGGTCCGTATGTACCTGAAAGAGATCGGTAAAGTCAGTCTGTTAAGTGCAGATGAGGAGATCGAGCTTGCCAAGAGAATGGAAAAGGGTGATGAAGCTGCCAAGAAACGTCTGGCAGAAGCCAATCTCCGTCTTGTTGTCAGCATTGCAAAGCGTTATGTTGGACGTGGAATGCTGTTCCTTGATCTGATCCAGGAGGGAAATCTTGGTCTTATCAAAGCCGTTGAAAAATTTGATTACAGAAAAGGCTACAAGTTCAGTACCTATGCAACCTGGTGGATCCGTCAGGCTATCACAAGAGCCATTGCAGATCAGGCACGTACCATCCGTATCCCTGTGCATATGGTTGAGACTATTAACAAGCTGATCCGTGTTTCCCGTCAGCTGCTCCAGGAGCTTGGACGTGAACCTACGCCGGAGGAGATCGCTGAGGAGATGGACATGCCGGTGGACCGTGTACGTGAGATCCTTAAGATCTCCCAGGAGCCGGTATCTCTGGAAACTCCTATCGGTGAGGAGGAAGACAGTCATCTTGGCGATTTCATCCAGGATGATAATGTTCCGGTACCAGCAGATGCAGCTGCATTTACACTTCTGAAGGAGCAGCTGGTAGAAGTCTTAAGTACGCTTACTGACCGTGAGCAGAAGGTTCTCCGCCTCCGTTTCGGACTGGACGACGGACGTGCCAGAACTCTGGAGGAAGTTGGTAAAGAGTTCAATGTCACAAGAGAGCGTATCCGTCAGATCGAGGCAAAAGCTCTGCGCAAGCTGCGTCATCCCAGCCGCAGCCGCAAGCTGAAGGATTATCTTGACTGA
- the dnaG gene encoding DNA primase, producing MRYSDDIIEEVRMKNDIVDVISQYVKLTRRGSSYFGLCPFHNEKTPSFSVTPSKQMYYCFGCGAGGNVYNFIMEYENYSFGEALSHLADRAGVELPKIEYSREAREKAEQRANLLEINKLAAQYFYYQLRREGGKTAYGYLTGRGLSEETIRKFGLGYSDKYSDDLYKYLKGKGYSDELLRESGLFNVDERRGMYDKFWNRVIFPIMDVNNRVIGFGGRVMGDGKPKYLNSPETKIFDKSRNLYGLNVARTTRKNYLILCEGYMDVIAMHQAGFTNAVASLGTALTSGHASLVKRYTKEVLLLYDSDGAGIRAALRAIPILREAGVTSRVVSLKPWKDPDEFIKNEGAEAFEERLNRAMDSFMFRVHIAEQEFAMDAPQGQNQFFERCAGMLLELSDELERNLYIEAIVKEYGRYGVGTEDIRKRVNTLALKGTPAEKRIQPKSGTPETKKKESAADKAQKLMLTWLVNYPGIFEQVEKYISPSDFVVPLYKEVAQMLFDQHKEGETNPGKLLNAFTDSEEQREVASLFNATIHLENEGEQQRAFSDALLRIKEESLKEKNRTWDPSDMTGLQELIKAKKELEDLGRKRQQLHISFN from the coding sequence ATGCGATATTCAGATGACATCATAGAAGAAGTCCGAATGAAAAATGACATTGTAGACGTGATATCCCAGTATGTGAAACTGACACGGAGGGGGAGTTCCTATTTTGGGCTGTGTCCCTTCCATAATGAAAAAACCCCTTCCTTTTCCGTAACACCATCCAAGCAGATGTATTACTGCTTTGGCTGCGGGGCAGGAGGAAACGTATACAATTTTATCATGGAGTATGAGAATTACTCGTTTGGTGAGGCTTTGTCACATCTGGCTGACCGGGCAGGGGTAGAGCTTCCGAAGATCGAGTATTCCAGAGAAGCCAGAGAAAAAGCAGAACAGAGAGCAAATCTTCTGGAGATCAACAAGCTGGCAGCACAGTATTTTTATTATCAGCTCCGGAGAGAAGGCGGAAAGACGGCTTACGGATATCTCACGGGAAGAGGTCTCTCCGAGGAAACCATCCGTAAATTTGGTCTTGGATATTCAGACAAGTATAGTGATGATCTGTACAAATATCTTAAGGGTAAGGGCTACAGTGATGAACTTCTCAGGGAATCCGGCCTGTTCAATGTAGATGAGCGGCGAGGCATGTATGATAAGTTCTGGAACCGTGTGATCTTCCCGATCATGGATGTAAACAACCGGGTCATTGGTTTTGGAGGTCGTGTCATGGGAGATGGCAAGCCCAAGTACCTGAATTCACCGGAGACGAAGATCTTTGATAAGAGCCGGAATCTTTACGGGCTGAATGTGGCCAGGACCACCAGGAAGAATTATCTGATCCTTTGTGAGGGATATATGGATGTGATCGCCATGCATCAGGCTGGCTTTACCAATGCAGTGGCGTCGCTTGGAACTGCACTGACCTCCGGACATGCAAGTCTTGTGAAACGTTACACCAAGGAAGTTCTGCTTCTTTATGACAGTGACGGTGCAGGAATCCGGGCAGCACTTCGTGCGATCCCGATCCTGCGGGAGGCGGGAGTCACGTCCAGGGTAGTAAGCCTGAAGCCCTGGAAGGATCCGGACGAGTTCATCAAGAACGAAGGAGCGGAGGCCTTTGAGGAACGTCTGAACCGGGCCATGGACAGCTTTATGTTCCGTGTGCACATTGCGGAACAGGAATTTGCCATGGATGCACCCCAGGGACAGAATCAGTTTTTTGAGCGGTGTGCCGGGATGCTCCTGGAGCTTTCCGATGAACTGGAGCGGAATCTTTATATAGAAGCCATCGTAAAGGAATATGGACGCTATGGAGTGGGCACGGAGGATATCCGGAAAAGGGTCAACACACTGGCTCTGAAGGGGACGCCTGCAGAGAAACGGATCCAGCCAAAGTCCGGGACTCCGGAAACAAAGAAAAAGGAATCCGCCGCAGACAAAGCGCAGAAGCTGATGCTGACCTGGCTTGTGAATTATCCGGGTATTTTCGAACAGGTGGAAAAATACATTTCCCCTTCCGATTTTGTGGTACCGCTGTATAAAGAGGTAGCCCAGATGCTGTTTGACCAGCATAAGGAAGGAGAGACCAATCCGGGAAAGCTTCTCAACGCCTTTACAGACAGTGAGGAGCAGCGGGAGGTGGCATCTCTTTTTAACGCTACCATTCATCTGGAAAACGAAGGAGAACAGCAGAGGGCTTTTTCCGATGCGCTGCTTCGGATCAAGGAAGAAAGCCTCAAAGAAAAAAACCGTACCTGGGATCCGTCAGACATGACCGGGCTTCAGGAACTGATAAAAGCAAAAAAAGAACTGGAAGACCTTGGAAGAAAGAGGCAGCAGCTGCATATTTCTTTCAATTAA